The following are encoded in a window of Streptomyces sp. SAT1 genomic DNA:
- a CDS encoding amino acid adenylation domain-containing protein — protein sequence MHPQQDRYRAELSGRRTACSFPAGVPGLIREAAGGRPDAVAVECAGESLTYRQLELWSDELSRLLGAEAPPGRPVAVAVPRGVHLLVALLAVWKAGLSYLPLDADDPPERLRRVLDVSRSTLALVTDATRSRVAGPGLRTVTVPARFEGAADAEPAPLPPVSAEQPVYVLFTSGSTGTPKGVVLASTALANRLVWMRDAYGVGPGDRVLQKTPVTFDVSGWELWLPLISGGTCVLLPPEEHRDPGLVARAIRQQGITLCHFVPTMLREFLRHRDAARCTSLRHVYCSGEPLPLEVARTCVNTLPAALHNLYGPTEAAIDVSHWTVPASAPDIERVLIGRPVDNCTLLVVGEDGRTVPRGGEGELCIGGVPLALGYLDDPERTARAFVPAPAGSAVRRMYRTGDRVRLGEGGLEYLGRTDDQVKIRGQRIEPQEIEHHLRSHPSVEEAVVVAVRTGEDTALVAWVRGAGADVSSRALTSALRTHLASVLPPAYVPAHYAPLDEVPLTSSGKLDRAALRSRAAQRLGTGRMASGSRHVPSAGRPLLAALLRERDARTGTATSREDSR from the coding sequence GTGCACCCCCAACAGGACCGGTACAGAGCCGAGTTATCCGGTCGGCGGACAGCCTGCTCCTTTCCCGCCGGGGTCCCCGGGCTGATCAGGGAGGCGGCCGGCGGCAGGCCCGACGCCGTCGCCGTCGAATGCGCGGGCGAGAGCCTGACCTATCGTCAACTAGAGCTTTGGTCCGACGAGTTGAGCCGTCTTCTGGGTGCCGAGGCGCCGCCGGGGCGGCCGGTGGCGGTGGCCGTTCCGCGGGGTGTGCACCTGCTCGTGGCGCTGCTCGCCGTCTGGAAGGCGGGGCTCTCCTATCTCCCGCTGGACGCGGACGATCCACCGGAGCGCCTGCGCCGCGTGCTGGACGTGTCGCGCAGCACGCTGGCGCTGGTCACCGACGCCACGCGGAGCCGTGTGGCCGGACCGGGACTGCGCACCGTCACCGTGCCCGCGCGGTTCGAGGGCGCCGCTGACGCGGAACCGGCGCCGCTCCCGCCGGTCTCCGCCGAGCAGCCCGTCTACGTGCTGTTCACCTCGGGGTCGACGGGGACGCCCAAGGGGGTAGTCCTGGCGAGCACCGCCCTCGCCAACCGCCTGGTGTGGATGCGCGACGCCTACGGGGTGGGGCCGGGGGACCGCGTCCTGCAGAAGACACCGGTCACGTTCGATGTGTCGGGCTGGGAACTGTGGCTCCCTCTGATCTCCGGTGGCACATGTGTCCTGCTGCCGCCCGAGGAGCATCGCGACCCGGGACTGGTGGCGCGCGCCATCCGGCAACAGGGCATCACCCTCTGCCATTTCGTCCCCACCATGCTCCGTGAGTTCCTCCGGCATCGCGACGCGGCCCGCTGCACCTCCCTGCGGCACGTCTACTGCAGCGGTGAACCGCTGCCGCTGGAAGTGGCGCGCACCTGTGTGAACACCCTCCCCGCCGCGTTGCACAACCTCTACGGCCCCACCGAGGCCGCCATCGACGTCAGCCACTGGACGGTCCCGGCCTCGGCACCGGACATCGAACGCGTCCTCATCGGCCGGCCGGTCGACAACTGCACCCTGCTCGTCGTCGGCGAGGACGGCCGCACGGTTCCCCGGGGCGGCGAGGGCGAGTTGTGCATCGGGGGCGTGCCCCTGGCCCTCGGCTATCTCGACGATCCGGAGCGGACCGCCCGCGCTTTCGTGCCCGCCCCGGCCGGTTCCGCCGTCCGCCGGATGTACCGGACGGGCGACCGGGTGCGGCTGGGCGAAGGGGGCCTGGAGTACCTGGGACGGACCGACGACCAGGTGAAGATCCGCGGGCAGCGCATCGAGCCGCAGGAGATCGAGCACCATCTGCGCTCCCATCCTTCGGTGGAGGAAGCCGTGGTGGTGGCGGTCCGGACCGGTGAGGACACCGCACTCGTGGCCTGGGTCCGCGGGGCCGGTGCCGACGTCTCCTCGCGCGCGCTCACCTCCGCGCTGCGCACCCATCTCGCCTCCGTCCTGCCCCCCGCGTACGTGCCCGCGCACTATGCGCCGCTCGACGAAGTCCCCCTGACCAGCAGCGGCAAGCTGGACCGGGCCGCGTTGCGCTCGCGCGCCGCGCAGCGCCTCGGCACCGGGCGGATGGCGTCCGGCTCCCGGCACGTACCGTCGGCGGGGCGGCCCCTGCTGGCGGCCCTGCTGCGGGAACGCGACGCCCGTACCGGCACGGCCACGTCCCGCGAAGACTCCCGCTGA
- a CDS encoding SDR family oxidoreductase, with translation MHLTPEPRSGTAAAHVPPLRGRVAVVTGAARGIGAALTRHLSAAGMHMALLGREAQSLRVAAASLGTPSLCVECDVTEPEALDEAARQVADRLGAASVVVANAGVAAGGPFRLTDAGLWRRVIDVNLTGSANTARAFLPQLARTHGYFLQIASTAAFGSAPMMSAYCASKAGAESFAQALRGEAEPDGIAVGIAYLHWTGTDMLTGIDDHPVLRALRSHQPRFARRVHTPEQVAAWLTAGVAHRAARVYAPPWLRWCQPLRPLFPALVSHVARREMRRTPAADLADATGVMGAGGNADWEAYTSAGRGRSTRSR, from the coding sequence ATGCACCTCACCCCAGAGCCGCGGTCCGGCACCGCGGCAGCTCACGTCCCGCCCCTGCGGGGCCGCGTCGCCGTCGTCACCGGAGCGGCCCGCGGCATCGGCGCGGCCCTGACCCGGCACCTGTCCGCAGCCGGGATGCACATGGCCCTGCTCGGCCGCGAGGCGCAGTCCCTGCGCGTCGCCGCGGCCTCGCTCGGCACCCCGAGCCTGTGCGTCGAGTGCGACGTCACCGAGCCGGAGGCGCTCGACGAGGCCGCGCGGCAGGTGGCGGACCGGCTCGGAGCCGCGTCCGTGGTCGTCGCCAACGCGGGCGTCGCGGCCGGCGGCCCCTTCCGGCTGACCGACGCCGGACTGTGGAGGCGCGTCATCGACGTCAACCTCACCGGCTCCGCCAACACCGCGCGAGCCTTCCTGCCGCAGCTCGCCCGCACGCACGGCTACTTCCTCCAGATCGCCTCCACCGCCGCGTTCGGCTCGGCCCCCATGATGAGCGCGTACTGCGCCTCCAAGGCGGGCGCCGAGTCCTTCGCGCAGGCCCTGCGCGGCGAGGCCGAACCCGACGGGATCGCGGTCGGCATCGCCTACCTGCACTGGACCGGCACCGACATGCTCACCGGCATCGACGACCACCCGGTACTGCGCGCCCTGCGTTCCCACCAGCCGCGGTTCGCCCGCCGCGTGCACACGCCCGAGCAGGTCGCCGCCTGGCTCACCGCCGGTGTCGCACACCGCGCCGCCCGTGTCTACGCACCCCCCTGGCTGCGCTGGTGCCAGCCGCTGCGCCCCCTGTTCCCCGCCCTCGTCTCCCATGTCGCCCGCCGGGAGATGAGGCGCACACCCGCCGCCGACCTCGCGGACGCCACCGGAGTCATGGGCGCGGGCGGAAACGCCGACTGGGAGGCGTACACGTCCGCCGGGCGCGGCCGGTCCACGCGGTCGCGGTGA
- a CDS encoding SAV_915 family protein, whose amino-acid sequence MEELLSAEDPEPSDRSPAGPLYVPVRPGPRGCAARLFRTPLGDRTAVGFTSERRLTTTLGAGQAWIRLAEPALRALAAPLGAVTVTIDPLFTAPPPGPAGPAPAVLEAALTAPAQRVGREESRR is encoded by the coding sequence ATGGAAGAACTCCTGTCCGCCGAGGACCCCGAGCCGTCCGATCGGTCCCCGGCCGGCCCCCTGTACGTCCCGGTCCGGCCGGGCCCCCGCGGTTGCGCGGCCCGCCTCTTCCGCACCCCGCTCGGCGACCGCACGGCCGTCGGCTTCACCTCCGAGCGCAGGCTCACCACGACGCTCGGCGCCGGTCAGGCCTGGATCCGCCTCGCCGAGCCCGCGCTGCGCGCACTGGCCGCACCGCTCGGCGCCGTCACCGTCACGATCGACCCGCTGTTCACGGCCCCGCCCCCGGGCCCGGCCGGCCCGGCGCCGGCCGTCCTGGAAGCGGCACTGACCGCCCCGGCCCAGCGCGTCGGCCGAGAGGAGAGCAGGCGATGA
- a CDS encoding Asp-tRNA(Asn)/Glu-tRNA(Gln) amidotransferase GatCAB subunit A, with protein MQPYELSLTAAAAAIRSRQLSPVELTDSVLDRIAQREPHLGAYVTVTAERARASARAAEREIAAGRHRGPLHGIPMGVKDLIDVAGVATTASSRVRAGHRAQADSTVAARLAEAGAVLLGKTHTHEFAYGLTTPQTRNAWDQGRIAGGSSGGSAVAVAAGTATFALGTDTGGSIRVPAALNGVVGLKPTYGLLPRRGVTSLSWSLDHVGPITRTAGDAALVLAALTAHDARDPASVPARAQAQAQATDYRPDAGTDLAGLRVGVPRTYYFDHVGPETEAAVRLAVDRLQALGARLVEVEIPMTRYMQATQWGLMVPEATAYHEDTLRTAPELYQPDVRILLEAGELMTAGDYLRAQRSRTLMRQEWARLFRDVDLIAAPTVPMTAVRAGEETVTWADGTVESVSDAYVRLSSPANITGMPSLSVPVGQDAAGLPVGMQLLGRPFEEDVLLRVGHAYEQTRPARAPAPGRAARRTPPDAMMSL; from the coding sequence ATGCAGCCGTATGAACTCTCCCTGACGGCTGCCGCCGCCGCGATCAGGTCCCGGCAGCTGTCCCCCGTCGAGCTGACGGACTCCGTCCTGGACCGCATCGCGCAGCGGGAGCCGCACCTCGGGGCCTATGTCACCGTCACCGCCGAGCGCGCCCGCGCGAGCGCACGCGCGGCCGAACGCGAGATCGCGGCAGGCCGCCACCGCGGGCCGCTGCACGGCATCCCCATGGGCGTCAAAGACCTGATCGATGTCGCGGGCGTGGCGACGACGGCCAGTTCCCGGGTCCGCGCGGGCCACCGCGCGCAGGCCGACAGCACGGTCGCGGCGCGCCTGGCGGAAGCCGGTGCGGTCCTGCTGGGCAAGACACACACGCACGAGTTCGCCTACGGCCTGACCACCCCGCAGACCCGCAACGCCTGGGACCAGGGCCGGATCGCGGGCGGCTCCAGCGGCGGGTCCGCCGTGGCCGTCGCCGCCGGAACGGCGACCTTCGCGCTGGGCACCGACACCGGCGGTTCCATCAGGGTGCCCGCCGCGCTCAACGGAGTGGTCGGCCTCAAGCCGACGTACGGGCTCCTGCCCCGCCGCGGCGTCACGTCCCTGTCCTGGTCGCTGGACCATGTCGGCCCGATCACCCGCACCGCCGGGGACGCGGCCCTGGTCCTGGCCGCGCTGACCGCGCACGATGCCCGCGATCCCGCCTCCGTTCCCGCACGGGCACAGGCACAGGCACAGGCCACGGACTACCGGCCGGACGCGGGGACGGACCTGGCCGGTCTGCGCGTCGGTGTGCCGCGCACCTACTACTTCGACCATGTCGGTCCCGAGACCGAGGCCGCCGTCCGGCTTGCCGTCGACCGGCTCCAGGCCCTCGGGGCACGTCTCGTCGAGGTGGAGATCCCCATGACGCGCTACATGCAGGCCACCCAGTGGGGCCTGATGGTGCCCGAGGCCACCGCGTACCACGAGGACACCCTGCGCACCGCTCCCGAGCTCTACCAGCCCGATGTCCGCATCCTTCTCGAGGCGGGCGAACTGATGACCGCCGGGGACTATCTGCGCGCACAGCGTTCCCGCACCCTCATGCGACAGGAGTGGGCCCGTCTGTTCCGGGACGTCGACCTGATCGCCGCCCCCACCGTCCCGATGACCGCCGTCAGGGCCGGCGAGGAGACCGTCACCTGGGCCGACGGCACGGTCGAGAGCGTCTCCGACGCCTATGTACGCCTGTCCTCGCCCGCCAACATCACCGGCATGCCGTCCCTGTCCGTACCGGTCGGCCAGGACGCGGCGGGGTTGCCCGTCGGCATGCAGCTTCTCGGGCGGCCGTTCGAGGAGGACGTCCTCCTGCGGGTCGGCCACGCCTACGAGCAGACCCGGCCCGCCCGCGCTCCCGCACCGGGCCGCGCGGCTCGCCGGACGCCGCCAGACGCAATGATGTCGCTTTAA
- a CDS encoding TetR/AcrR family transcriptional regulator — protein sequence MSRQMVRPGGRSARVQASVHAAVRELASEVGRDALTVPMIAQRAGVTPSTVYRRWGDLQELLSDVAVERLRPETAPGDHGTLSSDLTVWAEQFLDEMSSPAGRAYVRDALLGDPDGGNAGQCSAYAAEQIGVVLGRAAERGEETPGVETVVDHVVAPLMYRILFRPDGLDTAYARRLVAAVLGPADGSGPAGGSGPAHAGRDGAA from the coding sequence ATGAGCAGGCAGATGGTACGGCCCGGCGGGCGCAGCGCCCGGGTCCAGGCATCGGTGCACGCCGCTGTGCGCGAACTCGCCTCCGAGGTGGGCCGCGACGCCCTGACGGTGCCGATGATCGCCCAGCGCGCGGGCGTGACGCCCTCGACGGTCTACCGCCGCTGGGGGGACCTCCAGGAACTGCTGTCGGACGTGGCGGTCGAGCGTCTGCGGCCCGAGACCGCGCCCGGGGACCACGGCACCCTGTCGTCCGACCTGACCGTCTGGGCCGAGCAGTTCCTGGACGAGATGTCCTCACCGGCCGGCCGCGCCTACGTCCGCGACGCCCTGCTCGGCGACCCGGACGGCGGCAACGCCGGCCAGTGCTCCGCCTACGCCGCCGAGCAGATCGGAGTCGTCCTCGGCCGGGCGGCGGAACGCGGGGAGGAGACACCCGGCGTCGAGACGGTCGTCGACCATGTCGTCGCCCCTCTGATGTACCGCATCCTCTTCCGCCCGGACGGGCTCGACACCGCGTACGCGCGCCGGCTCGTGGCAGCGGTCCTCGGTCCGGCCGACGGGTCCGGACCGGCCGGTGGGTCCGGGCCCGCGCATGCCGGGCGGGACGGGGCGGCCTGA
- a CDS encoding helix-turn-helix domain-containing protein: MKDEESGNRLGSYLRARRELVSPAQAGLPPGGNRRVPGLRREEVALLAGISPDYYLRLERGRDRNPSPQVLESLARVLRLDAVERTCLLGLATARPRAPRRRRPEHVPARVHELLAHLQVPAFVEGRAFDVLASNAMAIALSPRLRPGENRLRSLLLDPEERAFQQDWTRATADAVAALRVTVGDDTDNPRFVELVGELALSSQRFRVLWARHDVRALDGGTATVHHPVVGELRLHRDKFPVDDVILVVYYPDKGGESDERLRLLAALSPADPARTAHGGPADGRHPGTP; this comes from the coding sequence ATGAAGGACGAGGAATCCGGCAACCGGCTCGGCAGTTATCTCCGCGCCCGGCGTGAGCTGGTCTCCCCGGCCCAGGCGGGGCTCCCGCCCGGGGGCAACCGCCGCGTCCCGGGCCTGCGGCGTGAGGAGGTCGCCCTGCTCGCCGGGATCAGCCCCGACTACTACCTGCGTCTGGAACGGGGACGCGACAGGAACCCCTCGCCGCAGGTCCTGGAATCGCTCGCGCGTGTCCTGCGGCTCGATGCCGTCGAACGGACCTGTCTCCTCGGCCTCGCGACGGCGCGTCCCAGGGCGCCGCGCCGCAGGCGTCCCGAACACGTACCGGCGCGGGTGCACGAGCTGCTCGCCCACCTCCAGGTGCCCGCGTTCGTCGAAGGGCGCGCGTTCGACGTGCTGGCCTCCAATGCCATGGCCATCGCGCTCTCCCCCCGTCTGCGGCCCGGCGAGAACCGGCTTCGTTCTCTTCTTCTCGATCCCGAGGAGCGGGCGTTCCAGCAGGACTGGACGCGAGCGACCGCCGATGCCGTCGCCGCCCTCCGCGTCACCGTCGGCGACGACACGGACAACCCCCGGTTCGTCGAGCTGGTCGGGGAGCTGGCACTGTCCAGCCAGCGGTTCCGCGTCCTGTGGGCCCGCCACGACGTCCGCGCCCTCGACGGAGGCACGGCCACGGTCCACCACCCCGTCGTCGGTGAACTGCGCCTGCACCGCGACAAGTTCCCCGTCGACGATGTCATCCTCGTCGTCTACTACCCGGACAAGGGCGGCGAGAGCGACGAGAGGCTCCGGCTACTCGCCGCGCTCTCCCCCGCGGACCCCGCCCGGACGGCTCACGGCGGACCGGCGGACGGCCGGCACCCCGGCACACCCTGA
- a CDS encoding SDR family oxidoreductase: MDLSDRTVLVVGGTSGIGRELARRFAAAGSTVAVGGRDPRALAGLADEGFGTIRVDVTDGASVASARDTVLARHPELDTVVTMAGVMLLEDLRDPAHFETAATTIETNLLGTIRVIDAFTPHLVRRGSGTFVTVTSGIAFLPFPPMPSYAASKAAVHAYSEALRAQLDGTGVGVVELVPPAVATAGQEKVNPHALPLDGFATEAMRLLAQDPTPHEILVQGALAHRWAERDGTYDDLVARRSQALTMLPGRRG; the protein is encoded by the coding sequence GTGGATCTCTCCGACCGCACCGTTCTCGTCGTCGGCGGAACCTCCGGCATCGGGCGCGAGCTCGCCCGGCGGTTCGCCGCGGCGGGCAGCACCGTGGCCGTCGGCGGCCGCGACCCGCGGGCCCTCGCCGGACTCGCCGATGAAGGCTTCGGCACGATCCGCGTCGACGTCACCGACGGCGCCTCCGTCGCATCCGCCCGTGACACCGTGCTCGCCCGTCACCCCGAGCTGGACACGGTGGTGACGATGGCGGGCGTCATGCTCCTGGAGGACCTGCGCGATCCCGCGCACTTCGAGACGGCGGCGACGACGATCGAGACCAACCTGCTCGGCACCATCCGGGTCATCGACGCCTTCACCCCGCACCTGGTACGGCGCGGCTCCGGCACCTTCGTCACCGTCACCTCCGGCATCGCCTTCCTCCCCTTCCCGCCCATGCCCAGCTACGCCGCCTCCAAGGCCGCGGTGCACGCCTACTCCGAGGCACTGCGCGCACAGCTCGACGGCACCGGCGTCGGCGTCGTCGAACTCGTCCCCCCGGCCGTCGCCACAGCGGGCCAGGAGAAGGTGAACCCGCACGCCCTGCCCCTGGACGGCTTCGCCACCGAGGCCATGCGCCTGCTCGCACAGGACCCCACCCCGCACGAGATCCTCGTGCAGGGCGCCCTCGCGCACCGCTGGGCCGAGCGCGACGGCACCTACGACGACCTCGTCGCACGGCGCTCCCAGGCGCTGACCATGCTGCCCGGCCGCCGCGGCTGA
- the lysA gene encoding diaminopimelate decarboxylase — MTTVHEPALPETPAAPRVWPASTTEPRPGDLAVGGVPLAEIADRFGTPVYVLDEAEVRHRCRTYRDAFPDAEVLYAAKAFLCRAMVRWMDEEGLGLDVCSAGELELAVTAGFPPERMVLHGNAKSPRDLETALRLGVGRIVIDSPSEIARLAAAVGPSGRQKVMVRVVPGISAGGHEKIRTGTDDQKFGLSIADGYAQHAIARILGQPQLRLTGLHCHLGSQITGVKPYLAAVRRMVGLMARLHDQHGLVLPELDLGGGHAIAYRPGDDALDPASLARRVRTELADACASAALPVPRLVIEPGRAIAGPAGIALYRVLAVKHSGGKVFVAVDGGMSDNPRPALYGVRYAPRLTGRNSTAAPARVTVVGRHCEAGDIVACDAGLPADVRPGDLLALPAAGAYHLSMASGYNLVGRPPVVAVRDGLARLLVRRESIEDIRSRDVGL, encoded by the coding sequence ATGACCACCGTTCACGAACCCGCCCTCCCCGAGACGCCCGCCGCGCCGCGGGTGTGGCCCGCCTCGACCACCGAGCCCCGCCCCGGCGACCTGGCCGTGGGCGGAGTACCGCTCGCGGAGATCGCCGACCGCTTCGGCACGCCCGTCTACGTCCTCGACGAGGCCGAGGTGCGGCACCGCTGCCGGACCTACCGGGACGCCTTCCCGGACGCCGAAGTCCTCTACGCCGCCAAGGCGTTCCTGTGCCGGGCCATGGTCCGCTGGATGGACGAGGAGGGCCTCGGTCTCGACGTCTGCTCGGCCGGCGAACTGGAGCTCGCGGTCACCGCGGGCTTCCCGCCGGAGCGGATGGTGCTCCACGGCAACGCCAAGTCCCCCCGGGACCTGGAGACGGCTCTCCGGCTGGGTGTCGGCCGTATCGTCATCGACAGCCCCTCGGAGATCGCCCGGCTGGCCGCCGCCGTGGGCCCGAGCGGCCGCCAGAAGGTCATGGTGCGGGTGGTGCCCGGCATCAGCGCGGGCGGCCACGAGAAGATCCGCACCGGCACGGACGACCAGAAGTTCGGGCTGTCCATCGCGGACGGCTACGCCCAGCACGCCATCGCACGCATCCTCGGCCAGCCCCAGCTCCGCCTCACCGGCCTGCACTGCCATCTGGGCTCGCAGATCACCGGCGTCAAGCCGTATCTCGCGGCCGTACGCCGCATGGTCGGCCTGATGGCCCGCCTGCACGACCAGCACGGCCTGGTCCTGCCCGAACTCGACCTCGGCGGCGGCCACGCCATCGCCTACCGGCCCGGCGACGACGCCCTCGACCCGGCGTCGCTGGCACGCAGGGTCCGCACCGAACTCGCCGACGCGTGCGCCTCGGCCGCACTCCCCGTCCCCCGGCTGGTCATCGAACCGGGGCGGGCGATCGCCGGTCCGGCCGGAATCGCCCTGTACCGCGTCCTGGCCGTGAAGCACTCGGGCGGGAAGGTGTTCGTGGCCGTGGACGGCGGCATGAGCGACAACCCCCGGCCCGCCCTGTACGGCGTCCGCTACGCACCCCGCCTGACCGGCCGGAACAGCACGGCGGCCCCGGCGCGGGTCACCGTGGTGGGACGGCACTGCGAGGCCGGCGACATCGTGGCCTGCGACGCCGGACTCCCCGCCGACGTCCGCCCCGGCGACCTCCTCGCGCTCCCCGCGGCCGGCGCCTACCACCTGTCCATGGCCTCCGGCTACAACCTGGTCGGCCGCCCGCCCGTGGTCGCCGTACGCGACGGCCTCGCCCGGCTGCTGGTCCGCCGGGAGTCCATCGAGGACATCCGCAGCCGGGACGTGGGCCTGTGA
- a CDS encoding MBL fold metallo-hydrolase has product MSTAPADRPAPAPSWTLGDVTVHRVDEIPLPPATGAWLLPGATPDLVTAEDWLRPHFADAEGTLRLDSHSFAFTLGGLRVLVDTGIGNGKERANPAWHDLDTDYLRALTAAGFPPDSVDLVILTHLHADHVGWNTREADGEWTPTFPRARYLTSRTEREFWAGYDMEEARAQMFRDSVLPVEEAGLLDLVDIPAEGVDVVPGLRLLPTPGHTPGHIAVELTGRDRTALITGDCVHHPVQFAHPGIGACVDIDPRRSETTRRALLASLAGTDTLVLGTHFASPTAGRVVLREGGYRLSPVPADGP; this is encoded by the coding sequence ATGAGCACCGCACCGGCCGACCGACCGGCCCCCGCCCCTTCCTGGACCCTGGGTGACGTCACCGTCCACCGCGTCGACGAGATCCCGCTGCCGCCCGCCACCGGTGCCTGGCTGCTGCCCGGCGCCACCCCGGATCTCGTCACCGCCGAGGACTGGCTGCGCCCGCACTTCGCCGACGCCGAAGGGACCCTCCGCCTCGACAGCCACAGCTTCGCGTTCACCCTCGGCGGCCTGCGGGTCCTGGTCGACACCGGCATCGGCAACGGCAAGGAACGGGCCAACCCCGCCTGGCACGACCTGGACACGGACTACCTCCGGGCCCTCACCGCCGCCGGATTCCCTCCGGACTCGGTCGACCTGGTGATCCTCACCCACCTGCACGCCGACCACGTCGGCTGGAACACACGGGAGGCGGACGGCGAGTGGACTCCGACCTTCCCGCGCGCCCGGTACCTGACCTCCCGCACCGAACGGGAGTTCTGGGCCGGGTACGACATGGAGGAGGCGCGCGCGCAGATGTTCCGCGACTCGGTGCTCCCGGTGGAGGAGGCGGGACTGCTCGACCTCGTCGACATCCCGGCCGAGGGCGTCGACGTCGTCCCGGGTCTGCGCCTGCTGCCCACCCCCGGCCACACCCCCGGCCATATCGCCGTCGAGCTGACCGGCCGCGACCGGACGGCGCTGATCACCGGCGACTGCGTCCACCACCCGGTGCAGTTCGCCCACCCCGGCATCGGCGCCTGCGTCGACATCGACCCGCGGCGGTCCGAGACCACGCGCCGCGCACTGCTCGCCTCGCTGGCCGGGACCGACACACTCGTACTGGGCACGCATTTCGCATCGCCCACCGCCGGCCGTGTCGTCCTCCGTGAGGGCGGATACCGGCTCTCGCCCGTGCCCGCGGACGGGCCCTGA